A stretch of the Janthinobacterium sp. B9-8 genome encodes the following:
- the prmA gene encoding 50S ribosomal protein L11 methyltransferase: MPWQELRITTESSQAERFSDALFDLGALSVSVEDAAAGTDAEKPIFGEPGEPVDQMWENSVVLALFDEDIDTRLIVTAASNTLKLAVPPYDVVRVEEQDWVRLTQSQFNPIAISDRLWITPTWHECPDAGAISIQLDPGLAFGTGSHPTTRLCLKWLDSHLAGGEKLLDYGCGSGILAIAGMKLGAASAAGVDIDPQAMTASRQNAEQNAVEVQFYLPDAEPADTYDVVIANILTNPLKALAPMLAAKVKTAGRIALSGILAEQADEVIAIYSQWFAMNAPQIEDGWVCLSGIRK; this comes from the coding sequence ATGCCCTGGCAAGAACTACGCATCACCACTGAATCATCCCAAGCTGAACGCTTTTCTGACGCACTTTTTGATCTAGGTGCGTTGTCTGTCAGCGTGGAAGACGCTGCCGCGGGCACCGACGCAGAAAAGCCGATCTTTGGCGAGCCGGGTGAGCCGGTCGATCAGATGTGGGAAAACAGCGTGGTGCTCGCCCTGTTTGACGAAGACATTGATACCCGCCTGATTGTCACGGCAGCAAGTAATACATTGAAATTAGCCGTCCCGCCCTACGATGTGGTGCGTGTCGAAGAGCAAGACTGGGTGCGTCTCACCCAATCACAATTTAATCCGATTGCCATTTCTGATCGCCTCTGGATTACCCCTACCTGGCATGAATGCCCTGATGCAGGCGCAATCAGCATTCAGCTCGATCCGGGCCTGGCTTTTGGCACGGGCAGCCATCCGACGACACGCCTTTGCTTAAAATGGCTGGATAGCCATCTTGCTGGCGGTGAAAAGCTGCTGGATTACGGTTGTGGCTCTGGAATTTTAGCCATTGCGGGTATGAAGCTTGGAGCCGCTTCTGCGGCAGGGGTCGATATCGATCCACAAGCGATGACCGCATCAAGACAAAATGCGGAGCAAAATGCGGTTGAAGTGCAGTTTTACTTACCCGATGCAGAGCCAGCAGACACTTATGATGTGGTGATTGCCAATATTCTGACTAATCCTCTCAAAGCCTTAGCGCCTATGCTGGCTGCAAAAGTAAAAACAGCTGGCCGCATCGCTTTATCGGGCATTCTAGCCGAGCAGGCAGATGAAGTGATCGCCATTTACAGCCAGTGGTTTGCCATGAATGCGCCGCAAATTGAAGACGGCTGGGTCTGCTTATCCGGTATTCGTAAATAA
- a CDS encoding DsbC family protein, which produces MNMKSVTRILIASGFIALTACSASADNSTNQLKQKLAKQLPGREITSVNTTPMKGIYEVVIGKRQIVYTDIKGEYILAGDMIDLAKKSSLTEQRAAELQKTDFSKLPLEQAFKDVRGNGSRVLAVFSDPDCPYCKRLERESLNGLTNVTIYTFLMPLSIHPDAERKSKVIWCAADKQAAWSNFMLKDQALDGKADCENPVEKNMKLAESLGITGTPALIFKSGQIVSGAIPKEQIEELLSAK; this is translated from the coding sequence ATGAATATGAAATCTGTGACTCGTATCTTGATTGCCAGCGGTTTTATCGCTTTAACAGCATGCTCTGCATCTGCTGATAATTCGACTAATCAGCTTAAACAAAAATTGGCAAAGCAATTGCCAGGCCGTGAAATCACTTCGGTTAATACCACACCTATGAAAGGGATTTATGAAGTAGTGATTGGTAAACGCCAGATTGTGTATACCGATATCAAAGGTGAGTACATTTTAGCGGGTGATATGATTGATCTGGCTAAAAAAAGCAGCCTGACTGAACAGCGCGCGGCTGAATTACAAAAAACCGACTTTAGCAAATTACCGCTGGAGCAGGCATTTAAAGACGTGCGTGGTAACGGTTCACGTGTTCTGGCCGTATTTTCTGATCCGGATTGCCCTTATTGCAAACGCTTAGAGCGCGAAAGCTTAAATGGCCTGACTAATGTCACGATTTATACTTTCCTGATGCCTTTAAGCATTCACCCGGATGCAGAGCGTAAATCAAAAGTGATTTGGTGTGCTGCAGATAAACAAGCCGCCTGGAGCAATTTTATGCTTAAGGATCAAGCTCTGGATGGTAAGGCGGATTGTGAAAACCCAGTTGAAAAAAATATGAAACTGGCGGAAAGTTTGGGAATTACTGGCACGCCTGCGCTGATTTTTAAATCAGGTCAGATTGTATCGGGTGCGATTCCTAAAGAGCAGATTGAAGAATTACTCTCTGCTAAGTAA
- a CDS encoding DUF3025 domain-containing protein has protein sequence MWPIDFFSRQAPYAPLLRLIKQFEHFPSHADWDAIGPPARNQQGLAIRFVAPEVLTDYYEIEIAQKGQVATRENNWHDCFNALVWCAFPQSKSAISALHMRHFAADRPRGPIRDAATLLDECGLILPYCDDVLLQLLIDHQWHDLFHTHRADWGIKINAVCFGHANYENLLTPFLGLSGKCWPIKVSPDFFEKSITEQCLLLDQELAHFLNNDQLHKPRQLPPLPYLGIPQWWPEQDDHFYANTQYFRQKRIKQ, from the coding sequence ATGTGGCCAATTGATTTTTTCTCCCGGCAAGCACCCTATGCACCGTTGCTTAGACTCATTAAACAATTTGAGCATTTTCCCAGTCATGCAGACTGGGATGCCATTGGCCCGCCTGCCCGCAATCAGCAAGGCTTAGCCATTCGCTTTGTAGCCCCTGAAGTGCTCACTGATTATTACGAGATCGAAATCGCCCAAAAAGGTCAGGTCGCTACTCGGGAAAACAACTGGCACGATTGCTTTAATGCGCTGGTCTGGTGTGCATTTCCACAAAGTAAAAGTGCAATCAGTGCCTTGCATATGCGACATTTTGCTGCCGATCGCCCACGCGGGCCCATTCGTGATGCAGCAACATTACTGGATGAATGCGGGCTGATTCTGCCCTATTGCGATGATGTGCTTTTGCAATTATTGATTGATCATCAATGGCACGATTTATTTCATACGCATCGAGCAGATTGGGGGATTAAAATCAATGCAGTTTGCTTTGGCCATGCCAATTATGAAAATCTGCTTACGCCCTTTTTAGGCTTAAGCGGCAAATGCTGGCCTATTAAAGTGAGCCCTGATTTCTTTGAAAAATCAATCACAGAGCAATGCCTGCTGCTTGATCAGGAATTAGCTCACTTTTTAAATAATGATCAATTGCATAAACCCCGCCAGTTGCCGCCACTGCCTTACTTAGGCATTCCCCAATGGTGGCCAGAGCAAGACGATCATTTTTATGCCAACACGCAGTACTTCAGGCAAAAAAGAATTAAACAATAG
- the yajC gene encoding preprotein translocase subunit YajC translates to MFIAPAYATGAAPAAGMDFMSFLPMIVIFVLFYFMLIRPQQKRAKEQQAMLAALSKGDEVVTSGGMAGRITKVSEQYVTLELADGVEILFQRAAVAARLEKGTIKNNK, encoded by the coding sequence ATGTTCATTGCACCCGCGTATGCAACAGGCGCCGCACCTGCGGCAGGAATGGACTTTATGTCTTTTCTTCCTATGATCGTGATTTTTGTTTTGTTCTACTTTATGTTGATTCGCCCACAACAAAAACGCGCTAAAGAACAACAAGCCATGCTGGCTGCTCTGTCTAAAGGCGATGAAGTGGTTACCAGTGGTGGTATGGCTGGTCGCATCACCAAGGTGAGCGAGCAATATGTCACTCTTGAATTAGCTGATGGCGTAGAAATCCTGTTCCAACGTGCTGCGGTTGCTGCGCGTTTGGAAAAAGGCACTATTAAAAATAACAAGTAA
- a CDS encoding glutathione S-transferase, with protein MYQLYIGSKNYSSWSLRPWILLKHFNIEFIEMSAPLDGEQAYREYVENGLIPCLYDKEFNVWDCLAIAEYLAESYPQMWPEHTRARARARCISAEMHSGFSNLRCVLPMNIKLRVQGGDLALSAKRDIERICSIWREARQLAGAGPYLFGAFSIADAMYAPVVWRLHCYNVPLPDDAAIYRDVMLAHPAMQEWERGALAETLILAQEDMLSEAFGGRR; from the coding sequence ATGTACCAACTGTATATCGGTAGCAAAAATTACTCATCATGGTCACTACGTCCCTGGATATTGCTTAAGCACTTTAATATTGAATTTATCGAAATGAGTGCGCCGTTGGATGGCGAGCAAGCTTATCGGGAATACGTAGAAAACGGCTTGATTCCTTGTCTTTATGATAAGGAATTTAATGTCTGGGATTGCTTGGCGATTGCTGAATATTTAGCCGAAAGCTATCCACAAATGTGGCCCGAACATACAAGAGCCAGAGCCAGAGCGCGTTGTATTTCGGCTGAAATGCACTCGGGGTTTTCTAATTTACGTTGCGTATTACCCATGAATATTAAGCTTCGTGTACAAGGTGGCGATTTAGCATTGAGTGCTAAACGCGATATTGAGCGAATTTGCAGCATTTGGCGTGAGGCTCGTCAATTAGCAGGAGCGGGCCCATATTTATTTGGTGCGTTTTCCATTGCCGACGCCATGTACGCACCCGTAGTCTGGCGCTTGCATTGCTACAACGTGCCCTTGCCTGATGATGCGGCAATTTACCGTGATGTCATGTTAGCGCACCCGGCAATGCAGGAGTGGGAGCGGGGCGCATTGGCTGAAACGTTGATATTGGCGCAAGAAGATATGCTGTCAGAAGCGTTTGGCGGGCGCAGGTAG
- a CDS encoding DNA internalization-related competence protein ComEC/Rec2, with translation MLIAYLLLIASFICGVCLLQAQPGLPLLWPALSIAALFFLLSRWRLPQLFLMLSLLALGFSWANWRAQIRMADRLNPVLEQQVIEITGFVSDLPQASRFGTRFLFKPDATNTRLPGKIQLQWYGQADRVKAGEHWRFLVKLKQVHVQSNPGGFDLESWFLQQDIGATGTVKSGVLLAEKSAGLHRIRAHLRDRIHHALPDAPYRGVIIALTVGDQGGILPEQWQRFAATGVTHLISISGLHITLLAAMAAATCNGLWRRIPLLAARFAAQRAALIAGVITAFCYCLLAGMAIPTQRTLFMLSIAAICLWRAQASAISAIWAAALLVTVVIDPFAVLSIGFWLSYLTVGALLWAGSNQLGKSAKWKTWVSSQAAATLASAPVLLVVFGQLPLVSPLANAFAIPIVSILITPLALAGLLDPSGYLLYGAERLFAATDYLLQWCTALPTIAFNMPGPITLLPAAFGVMLLLLPRGIPARRLGLICCLPLFISSSGSIQPGQYRATVLDVGQGLAVLVQTAQHQLLFDTGQLPNGERVLLPALRSARIRQLDALILSHNDNDHIGAAEPLLKNMPSPLIWHSLPDDHPLWANQKAKRQRCQTGTTWVWDKVRFRFIWPNEQNTARSDNAQSCVLLIDNGQHRLLIPADIGKHEEARLIEQGLGQIDILLVPHHGSKTSSSILFVKQTSPQYAIYSAAYLNHFGHPKPEITARYAAAQAQNLRTDQTGALIFDVGEKIKLTRWRHAHPHYWHQPTGH, from the coding sequence ATGCTGATTGCTTATCTACTGCTGATTGCCAGCTTTATCTGTGGTGTTTGCCTATTGCAAGCCCAGCCCGGCTTGCCCCTGCTCTGGCCTGCGCTCAGTATTGCAGCATTGTTTTTTTTGCTCAGCCGCTGGCGGCTCCCTCAACTATTTTTAATGCTCAGCCTACTAGCGCTCGGCTTCTCATGGGCCAATTGGCGTGCGCAAATCCGTATGGCAGATCGCCTCAATCCAGTCCTTGAGCAGCAAGTCATTGAGATAACAGGCTTTGTGAGCGATTTGCCTCAAGCCAGTCGTTTTGGTACACGCTTTTTATTTAAGCCTGATGCGACTAATACGCGTTTACCCGGCAAAATTCAATTGCAATGGTACGGCCAGGCTGATCGGGTTAAAGCAGGGGAACATTGGCGGTTTTTGGTCAAACTCAAGCAAGTTCACGTACAAAGCAACCCCGGTGGCTTTGATTTGGAAAGCTGGTTTTTGCAGCAAGATATTGGAGCAACAGGCACAGTTAAATCAGGCGTGCTGCTTGCAGAAAAAAGCGCCGGGCTGCATCGGATACGCGCCCATTTACGCGATCGTATTCACCATGCCCTGCCCGATGCACCTTATCGTGGTGTCATTATTGCGCTGACTGTAGGCGATCAGGGCGGCATTTTGCCTGAGCAGTGGCAACGCTTTGCCGCAACCGGCGTGACCCATTTAATCAGTATTTCTGGCTTACATATCACCCTGCTCGCAGCGATGGCCGCCGCAACCTGCAACGGGCTTTGGCGACGCATTCCTCTGCTTGCTGCGCGCTTTGCCGCCCAACGTGCCGCACTCATTGCCGGAGTGATCACCGCGTTTTGCTATTGCCTGCTGGCAGGGATGGCCATCCCCACGCAACGCACCCTATTTATGCTAAGTATTGCTGCAATTTGCCTGTGGCGAGCCCAAGCCAGCGCTATTAGTGCCATTTGGGCCGCAGCGCTCTTAGTTACGGTTGTCATCGACCCTTTTGCCGTTTTATCCATTGGCTTTTGGTTATCCTACCTCACGGTGGGTGCACTCCTTTGGGCTGGCAGCAATCAGCTGGGCAAGAGTGCAAAATGGAAAACATGGGTCAGTAGCCAAGCAGCTGCCACTTTGGCTTCTGCCCCCGTTTTATTAGTGGTGTTTGGCCAACTACCACTGGTTTCCCCGCTCGCGAATGCTTTTGCGATTCCAATTGTCAGTATTCTTATTACCCCTCTTGCCTTGGCTGGCTTGCTCGATCCTTCCGGTTATTTACTCTACGGTGCAGAACGGCTTTTTGCCGCCACAGACTATCTGCTGCAATGGTGTACAGCACTGCCCACCATCGCCTTCAATATGCCCGGCCCCATCACCCTTTTACCCGCCGCATTCGGTGTGATGCTGCTGCTCCTGCCCCGTGGCATACCGGCGAGGCGGCTGGGGCTAATCTGCTGCCTGCCTTTATTTATCAGTAGCTCCGGCAGCATCCAGCCGGGGCAATACCGCGCCACAGTATTGGACGTTGGCCAGGGTCTCGCAGTTTTAGTGCAAACCGCCCAACATCAGCTGTTATTTGATACAGGCCAGTTGCCTAATGGCGAGCGTGTCTTACTGCCCGCTTTACGCAGCGCCCGCATTCGCCAGTTAGACGCGCTCATCCTGTCGCATAACGATAACGATCATATTGGCGCAGCCGAGCCGCTGCTTAAAAATATGCCCAGCCCGCTCATTTGGCATAGCCTGCCCGACGATCATCCACTCTGGGCCAACCAGAAGGCCAAGAGACAGCGCTGCCAAACGGGCACAACATGGGTCTGGGATAAAGTGCGCTTTCGCTTTATTTGGCCCAACGAACAAAACACAGCGCGCAGTGACAACGCCCAAAGCTGTGTTTTACTCATCGATAATGGCCAGCATCGCTTATTAATTCCTGCAGATATCGGCAAACATGAAGAAGCACGCTTAATTGAGCAGGGTTTAGGGCAAATTGATATTTTGCTTGTGCCGCATCACGGCAGTAAAACATCTTCATCCATCCTGTTTGTTAAGCAAACATCCCCGCAATACGCCATTTATTCAGCCGCTTATTTAAATCATT
- a CDS encoding thiol peroxidase, with amino-acid sequence MATILLNHTEINVGGHFPVVGEYAHSFLLVDSGMIDVPLSRFAGKPKVIAVIPSIDSAIGLIIARQLERLSVDWPDCAILVISVDTPYALSRAMEQERFRRVQLLCTLRGRDFHKDYGVMITDIPLSGFMATALIGVNAADIVMYSELVSDLSFEPDYGTMAECLFPPIEEEAEEEIIDDAEQIAQLERYDPSI; translated from the coding sequence ATGGCTACTATTTTGTTAAACCATACTGAAATTAATGTTGGGGGCCATTTCCCCGTTGTAGGCGAATATGCCCACAGCTTTTTGCTCGTCGATTCAGGCATGATCGACGTTCCCCTATCACGCTTTGCGGGCAAGCCCAAAGTAATCGCGGTCATCCCCAGTATTGACAGCGCAATTGGCCTTATCATTGCCCGCCAGCTGGAGCGCCTGTCCGTAGACTGGCCGGATTGTGCCATCTTAGTGATTTCTGTTGACACTCCTTACGCCTTAAGCCGGGCGATGGAACAAGAGCGCTTTCGCCGGGTGCAACTCCTATGCACGCTACGTGGCCGGGATTTTCACAAAGATTATGGCGTGATGATTACCGATATCCCGCTTTCTGGTTTTATGGCCACTGCGCTGATTGGCGTGAACGCTGCGGATATCGTGATGTATAGCGAGTTAGTCTCTGATCTGAGCTTTGAGCCCGATTACGGCACGATGGCTGAATGTTTATTCCCGCCCATTGAAGAAGAAGCGGAAGAAGAAATCATTGATGATGCCGAGCAAATTGCGCAATTAGAGCGCTACGATCCAAGCATCTAG
- the tpx gene encoding thiol peroxidase produces the protein MSAVTLGGNAIEIKGSFPKVGDTAPDFSLVAKDLSDATLATFAGKRKILNIFPSVDTGVCAASVRRFNETASSLENAVVLCISADLPFAQSRFCGAEGLENVISLSTMRGREFLSHYGVEIISGPLAGVSARAVVVLDENNQVLHAELVSEIKEEPNYAVALAAL, from the coding sequence ATGTCTGCAGTGACTCTTGGCGGCAACGCCATCGAAATCAAAGGTTCTTTCCCTAAAGTGGGCGATACGGCACCAGACTTCAGCCTTGTTGCAAAGGATTTATCCGATGCCACACTCGCTACTTTTGCAGGCAAAAGAAAAATCCTAAATATTTTCCCAAGCGTAGATACCGGTGTATGTGCAGCTTCGGTTCGTCGCTTTAACGAAACGGCTTCTAGCTTAGAAAACGCGGTAGTGCTATGCATCTCCGCTGATTTGCCTTTTGCACAAAGCCGTTTTTGCGGTGCTGAAGGCTTAGAAAACGTCATCAGCTTATCCACCATGCGTGGTCGTGAATTCTTAAGCCACTACGGCGTTGAAATCATCAGCGGCCCGCTAGCTGGCGTATCTGCCCGCGCCGTTGTCGTGCTTGATGAAAACAATCAAGTCCTGCATGCAGAATTGGTTTCTGAAATCAAAGAAGAGCCAAACTACGCAGTAGCGCTTGCTGCGCTGTAA
- a CDS encoding UbiH/UbiF family hydroxylase has product MENFDADVIIVGGGLVGSALALALKDTALTVLLIEGRQPAWDWPQDSWDQRIYAISRASRQMLQRIGAWQRLDADRLQATSCMKIFGDAHGISLQFDALEAGVDELAFMLENRELQKALWHGLQESAQIHIRTPASPIKLTTDQTGATLTLADGQPLRARLVVGADGANSWVRSQLAIEPQVMPYQQFGVVANFEIEKSHLGVAHQWFMPDGVLAWLPLAGQRMSMVWSCSDEKRAELMALSPAELCECVAAAGGARLGALQLISAAAAFPLRLNHLPETVRDKVVLIGDAAHTVHPLAGQGVNLGFGDVAELAALLAQAPVNRIGDYLLLRRYERARREAVYTMQGVCHGLQKLFNNTNPLLKTLRNLGLGATNQLPWLKRQLIRHAMDA; this is encoded by the coding sequence ATGGAAAATTTTGACGCAGATGTCATCATCGTTGGTGGTGGTTTAGTCGGCAGCGCCTTAGCTTTGGCGCTTAAAGACACCGCACTGACGGTTTTGTTAATAGAAGGCCGGCAACCCGCTTGGGATTGGCCTCAGGATTCCTGGGATCAACGTATCTACGCCATTAGCCGCGCAAGCCGGCAGATGTTGCAGCGTATTGGTGCATGGCAGCGTTTAGATGCCGATCGCTTGCAAGCCACCTCGTGTATGAAAATATTCGGCGATGCACATGGGATTTCCTTGCAATTTGATGCGCTTGAAGCGGGCGTTGATGAGCTGGCATTTATGCTGGAAAATCGCGAATTGCAAAAAGCGCTCTGGCATGGCCTGCAAGAATCTGCTCAGATTCATATCCGTACCCCCGCTAGCCCTATAAAGCTCACGACCGATCAAACGGGCGCAACACTGACGCTGGCTGATGGCCAACCCCTTCGTGCTCGCTTGGTGGTTGGTGCTGATGGAGCTAATTCATGGGTGCGAAGTCAGCTGGCCATTGAACCGCAGGTGATGCCATATCAGCAGTTTGGTGTGGTGGCTAATTTTGAGATTGAAAAGTCTCATCTGGGTGTGGCTCATCAATGGTTTATGCCTGATGGTGTGCTTGCATGGCTGCCGCTGGCTGGCCAGCGGATGTCGATGGTGTGGTCTTGTAGTGATGAAAAGCGGGCGGAACTTATGGCGCTTTCGCCTGCCGAATTATGCGAATGCGTTGCCGCTGCGGGTGGTGCTCGTCTCGGTGCTTTGCAATTGATCAGCGCAGCAGCTGCATTTCCTTTGCGATTAAATCATTTGCCTGAAACGGTGCGCGATAAAGTAGTGTTGATCGGCGATGCCGCTCATACTGTGCATCCTCTTGCCGGGCAGGGCGTTAATCTGGGCTTTGGCGATGTGGCCGAATTAGCTGCATTATTGGCCCAGGCACCGGTTAATCGTATTGGCGATTATTTGTTGCTGCGACGTTACGAGCGGGCTAGGCGTGAAGCGGTTTACACCATGCAAGGTGTGTGTCATGGCTTGCAAAAGTTATTTAATAATACAAATCCCCTGCTTAAAACTTTGAGGAATCTGGGTTTAGGGGCCACTAATCAATTACCATGGCTTAAAAGACAATTAATCCGCCATGCCATGGACGCCTGA
- a CDS encoding bacteriohemerythrin: MSVFFEWNDELSVGIQEIDEQHKVLIDLLNELHDAIRLHHGSEASVLILGRLADYTRTHFTVEESLMRILGYPDYDAHKQHHEDLIKQMNGLQARLAGGEAVTFELMHFLRNWLTNHIMEGDKRYTEHFLSRGAQATWHKKSWLERFWAK; encoded by the coding sequence ATGTCAGTATTTTTTGAGTGGAACGATGAGCTGTCGGTCGGTATTCAGGAAATTGATGAGCAACACAAGGTGTTGATCGATTTACTTAATGAGCTACATGATGCCATTCGCTTACATCATGGCAGCGAGGCATCGGTGCTTATTCTGGGGCGTCTTGCCGATTACACAAGAACTCATTTCACAGTGGAAGAAAGCCTGATGCGTATTTTAGGCTACCCCGATTACGATGCACATAAGCAACATCACGAAGATTTAATAAAGCAAATGAATGGCTTGCAAGCTCGCCTGGCAGGGGGCGAGGCGGTTACTTTTGAATTGATGCATTTTTTAAGAAACTGGCTGACCAATCATATTATGGAAGGCGATAAGCGTTATACCGAGCATTTTTTATCCCGCGGAGCACAAGCAACCTGGCATAAAAAAAGCTGGCTGGAGCGTTTCTGGGCCAAGTGA
- a CDS encoding DUF3426 domain-containing protein: MNDITRCPNCQTAFRVTEAQLQAHRGKVRCGRCAFVFNAKECIESEQIAETISTPIMATAKPQAAQIITAVAPAANVSSEAAKPLAAAPPSPAIACPAPPVTRPKRIVPDPAPQIEVDFDITASDNHGPVIEIEIKAPPEPVSKPAAPIEESHPSEESHHDYRPIYTGDEEGLLEPPPRSKWQALLIGISIILMLSFIAQLGYQQRTQISMEFPWLRPKLILACQALGCTMPLPENAEMLRSEWSELSYVPEFPNIIQLNATLRNLAQYEQALPMLEVTLTDDQERIVLKKVFKPSEYLSAADKRRLKFDAQDDLRAFLQIDLGELHSTAYSIYWFYP, translated from the coding sequence ATGAACGATATTACCCGTTGCCCAAACTGCCAAACCGCTTTTCGCGTAACGGAAGCGCAGTTGCAAGCCCACCGCGGCAAGGTTCGCTGTGGGCGCTGCGCCTTTGTCTTTAATGCCAAAGAATGCATTGAAAGCGAGCAGATCGCAGAAACGATCAGCACGCCCATTATGGCTACTGCAAAGCCACAGGCTGCACAGATCATCACAGCAGTTGCGCCCGCAGCCAATGTATCAAGCGAAGCTGCCAAGCCACTAGCTGCAGCGCCGCCAAGCCCTGCTATAGCCTGCCCGGCACCGCCGGTAACGCGGCCCAAGCGCATCGTGCCCGACCCCGCACCACAGATTGAAGTTGATTTTGATATCACAGCCTCCGACAACCACGGACCGGTGATTGAAATTGAAATCAAAGCACCGCCAGAGCCAGTGAGTAAACCGGCTGCTCCAATTGAAGAAAGCCATCCCTCTGAAGAAAGCCATCACGATTATCGCCCCATTTATACGGGCGACGAAGAGGGCTTACTTGAGCCGCCACCCCGCTCCAAATGGCAAGCTCTATTGATCGGGATAAGTATTATTCTGATGCTCAGCTTTATAGCGCAACTGGGTTATCAGCAGCGCACGCAAATTTCGATGGAGTTTCCTTGGCTACGGCCCAAGCTTATCCTTGCCTGCCAAGCGCTGGGCTGCACTATGCCGCTGCCTGAGAATGCAGAAATGCTGCGCTCTGAATGGTCGGAGCTTAGCTATGTGCCCGAGTTTCCCAATATTATTCAACTGAATGCCACCTTGCGAAACCTGGCTCAGTACGAGCAAGCCCTGCCCATGCTGGAAGTCACGCTGACCGATGATCAAGAGCGCATCGTACTCAAAAAAGTATTTAAGCCAAGCGAATACCTGAGTGCTGCCGATAAAAGACGCCTGAAGTTTGATGCCCAAGACGATTTACGTGCCTTTTTACAAATCGATTTAGGCGAGCTGCACTCCACGGCTTACTCCATCTATTGGTTTTACCCTTAG